In Vigna unguiculata cultivar IT97K-499-35 chromosome 3, ASM411807v1, whole genome shotgun sequence, a single genomic region encodes these proteins:
- the LOC114174970 gene encoding 40S ribosomal protein S9-2-like, with amino-acid sequence MVHVSFYRNYGKTFKKPRRPYEKERLDAELKLVGEYGLRCKRELWRVQYALSRIRNNARNLLTLDEKNPRRIFEGEALLRRMFRYGLLDETQNKLDYVLALTVENFLERRLQTLVFKSGMAKSIHHARVLIRQRHIRVGRQVVNIPSFMVRVDSQKHIDFSLTSPLGGGRPGRVKRKNQKAAAKKAAGGDGDEEDED; translated from the exons ATGGTGCACGTTTCCTTCTACAGAAACT ATGGGAAAACATTCAAGAAGCCTCGTCGTCCATACGAGAAGGAACGTTTGGACGCTGAGTTGAAGCTGGTTGGGGAGTACGGGCTTCGCTGCAAGAGGGAGTTGTGGAGGGTTCAGTACGCCCTCAGCCGTATCCGTAACAATGCCAGGAATCTGTTGACGTTGGATGAGAAGAACCCGCGCCGAATCTTCGAGGGTGAAGCACTTCTCCGAAGAATGTTCCGTTACGGACTTCTTGACGAGACGCAGAACAAGCTCGATTACGTGTTGGCCCTCACCGTCGAGAACTTTCTCGAACGCCGCCTCCAAACCCTCGTCTTCAAGTCTGGCATGGCCAAGTCCATTCACCACGCCAGAGTCCTCATCAGACAGAGGCACATCAG GGTTGGGAGACAGGTGGTGAACATTCCATCATTCATGGTTAGGGTTGATTCTCAGAAGCACATTGACTTCTCACTCACGAGTCCTCTTGGTGGTGGCCGTCCTGGACGCGTGAAGAGAAAGAACCAAAAGGCTGCTGCTAAAAAGGCCGCTGGTGGAGATGGAGATGAGGAGGATGAAGATTAG